TCCGAGGCGCTGATAGGCCGTCTTGTTGAAGAAGAAGTAGTCTCTCTTAGGGAAGCGAAGATCATGATGAGCGTTATGGACCGATCGGTTTTGCATTATGATCTGCCTGAGCGTGATGAGCTCAGAGCAAGAATTTTGAAAGCCATGTTTATGACTTTACGATATAAGTAAGTGATCAGCAAATGAGGTGGAGAGATGCTTTGTCAGGAATGTAATGAGCGGCCGGCTACGCTTCAATTCACGAAGGTCATTAATGGGAAGAAGACGGAAGTGAATCTTTGTGAGCATTGTGCGGCGGAGAAGGGAGATATTTTTATGCTCCACGATGGCGGCAATTTGTCTTTCAATAATTTACTTTCAGGTCTTTTAAATATGGGACTTGGCATGACGTCGGCGAAGGCGAACCCTGGTTTTGGGGGAGATCAGCTGAAATGTCCTCATTGCCAGTTGACGTATCGCGAGTTCGTGAATAGCGGCCGTTTTGGTTGCCGGCATTGTTATGAAACATTTGCTTCTTATTTGGAGCCTGTAATAGGCAGGCTTCATGGAGGTAATGTAAATCATGTGGGCAAGATCCCAAAACGAGCTGGGGGTACCCTTCATATCAGAAAGCAGATTAATGATTTGAAGGCAGATTTGCAAGGATTGATTGAAAAAGAGGACTTTGAAAAGGCAGTCCATGTCCGTGATCAAATTCGTC
The nucleotide sequence above comes from Pradoshia eiseniae. Encoded proteins:
- a CDS encoding UvrB/UvrC motif-containing protein, producing MLCQECNERPATLQFTKVINGKKTEVNLCEHCAAEKGDIFMLHDGGNLSFNNLLSGLLNMGLGMTSAKANPGFGGDQLKCPHCQLTYREFVNSGRFGCRHCYETFASYLEPVIGRLHGGNVNHVGKIPKRAGGTLHIRKQINDLKADLQGLIEKEDFEKAVHVRDQIRLLEKEIEEESQEGGSEG